The segment ATTCAGTACTATAATGAAACACATCTTCATCACTAATTTGCGCATTACTACTTAACGAAGATATTTTTCGCAAGGACAAGGCCAAGTACTCTTCTTCACCTTCTTCGAGATCAATAGGATTTTCTAGAATTTCACTAAGATTTACCCTAGCTATCTCAAATAAGCGAGAGGCTTCTTGTGTAACAAGATCTGTCTCTAACACTTGGCGAATATATGGAACAGCGGAACCATGGCATATACCTACCAAGTCCTGCACGACCTCGCTAGTTTTGCGTACTGCTTCTGGATCATGTCCTTCAGCAGAAGGTATATTTACTAATGTCATAAAAATTCTCCCCGTTAAGAAAAATGCCTTACCCTAGAACTATAATTAATAATCTGCAAACTTAGTTGTCACGAACTAACCTTTCGTACGATAGATATATGAATTTGCCATTTAACTTACTCCTGAAAACCCCTTTTATGGGGCATGGAGTAAGTTAAATGGCAAATTCATATGCCGTAGCCAGGATTATTCCGCTTATAATTCATAAGGTTACGGCTAGCACTTCTACAGCAACTAATACCACGGCAAAAGTGACTTTCCCTAAAAACTACCTGAAAGAAGAACTCAAGACGCCTGCTTCCCCATCAAGGGGACGTTCCTAAAGTAGACATTTGGGCTTGTTGGTAGGGGTTCGGTTTGTCAAGGGCTGACTAAAATAGCTATACACACGTTCAGGAAACACAACAATCAACACAGGGCCAGTACCACCGAGACCTTTCTCATACAATTCAAAAATTTTTACTACCAGTTCAGAGCCTCCCTGCTCCACCAAAATTTATCTGCCAGGACTGCTTGTTTCGCTTATTTTTAGATGTAAAGCGGGTCGATTTTTCGCATACCTATTTTACAAAGGCATCCTGTACCAGGCTCTCAGCCTCGTGAATCTCCTCATCGCGCATCCACGCAAAGTGGCTTTTGCGCTTGTTGGCCGACAAGGTGCCATCGTTTTCTCGAACAACTCTGATAAACAGCTCCATGCTATGCGCGGGCCAATCCAGGAACGCATTCAAGGCTTTTGCAGCACGATCAAAACCTAACAAATAGTCGATTTCTGACTGCAGATCTTCTGCAACGGTTCGTTCTAACGCTTTATAGAGAAATTCCGCCTGGGCTGTCAGATCAGGGTAGCAGAAAAAACCTGAGTCATTTCCAGATGCTGATAGTTCTGGCTGCGTGGGGTCGAAGTCAGTCAATTGATTGACTGGTTTTGAGAATTGCTCCAGTGTCGCAATGTATTCGTCGAGGTTTGACAGGATCACGGCGGATACCGGCAGGACAATACCACGAGGCGTGAAACCGGCTTTTGCCAACACGTCGTGAATCAGATACCGGTGGATTCTCCCGTTACCATCCATAAATGGATGGATGTAGATAAAACCGAAGGCTATTGCTGCCGCCATAATGACCGGGTCAGGGCTGGACAGTATGCGTCCATTACCCAGGTTCTGATATTCGGTTGCCATGGCAAGCAACCCTGCCATCAAACCTGGTACGTCCTGGGGGCGTGGCGGGACAAAATCCACTTGCTGTCGGTATCCTAAATCTTTCCCGAGCCAATTTTGTTGTGTACGCCAGGTGAATTCGTGAAAGCGCGGGTCAACAACCACCTGCTGCAATTTCACCAACCGTTCCATTGTCAAAGGTTCCTGGGTGTCTGCCTGTCGCAATAAATCCGCGAATCGCTGTGCCTTTTGTGGCGTCGGCTTTTCGCGTTCGACTTCAAACGAGGACTGGGTCTCTTTCAGATACAGGTATGCTGCTGCTCGTCGGAGTAGACCCTGGTCGTACCGTTCGAGAGTCATCGCTGTAGTACGGCGCAAATCTGCGCTTATCATCCCTTGCAGATAATTTGTCATGCGCACCAGCGGGCAGAAGTTACGTGTTCCGGGCAGATTGTTCTGGACACGGAACCTACTGTTTTTTTCTCCTTGAGGAAATGCCAGCTGCAGAGCCGGATCGGCGATCTTAACGTAGCTCGCTCGCGATGGAACCGGATCCTGTACCTGTAGTGATTTTCCGGTAAGCCACTCATAGAGAAAACAGGCTGTTCGTGCGTAACGAGATTCCGGACTATTACTGATCCAATCTGTAAGGTCCTGCTCTCCGGTTTTTGCAAATAGTTGCGCCAGTATCTGCAGATTGACCCCTTCGTAGCGAAGAGCAAATTGCAGATGACCCTTCAGGCTGTCTTCCGGTTGGTATTTGGGCTCAAACAGGGCGATATGCTTGCCGCCTTGCTGGCGGATCTCCCGCCCCTTTATATCCGTGGCAATCGAAGCTTCCTGCGCGAGCGGTAAAACCCGCAGGTAGTAGCGATTAACAAGATGGCTGTACCCCAGTGGCGTGGGCATAGTGTTCACATTTTCCTGAATCTGACCGGATTATGAGATAAATGGCCGGAATTGGCAATATTTCCTGATATTTAGCCGCATATCCTGACCTCAACCGAGCAGCGGCCATTTCTCTGATAGCTAACATTTTGACGGCCATACTTCTCAATACCCGGCTGCTTTTCTCAAACCCAGGGTAGTGCAGCACCATCAAACTGAGTGCCAGTAAATGCGGGACTATAGTAAAAAGCACTTACCGCTGCGTCTCAACCCATGCTGACCAGTTCCTGCTGAAAGGCGCGCAGCAAATCCTGGAAGCCTTGCTTGATAAACGCCGTGGAACTCCTTCATCAAGTGGATAGCGTTTTGTCTACGCCAATGCACAAACGAAACTCAGCATCACTTTTACTTGTGCTATATTGCCCGAATAAATGAAAACATCATCCTGCGCCCCATGAAGGCCATCACCGACAATCTCCTTGAAAAACTGGCCGGTCCTGGCGCCTTCAAACGAGGCAAAGCCTACTACGAACAGGGACACGTGGCCGAGTTCAAGCGCCGCGGCAGGACCATCACCGCGCTGGTGGAAGGCACCGAGACCTGGCGTGTCACGTTGCGGCACACCGCCGCCGTCTTCGAAGGCTCCTGCGATTGCCCCGCCTCGGAGAACTTCGACTTCTGCAAACACTGCGTGGCCACGGCCATGGCCTACCGGGACGAGCTCGAGCAGCAGGACCAACTGAAAAAAAGCAGCGGGAAAGACCGGCTGCCCGCCTACCTTCTGACCTGGGAGAAACAGGCCCTGGTGGATCTGACGCTGGAATTATTGGCCTGCGACCGGCCACGACTGAACGCCCTGCGCGTTCAGGCGGACATTGCTGCCGGCTCGTTCGACGATAAGGCCATCAAAAAGCAGATCACCGCAGCCATCCCCTACAACAGGCATCTTTTTCGCTATGCCCAGGTACGCAATTATTTCCAGTCGGTGGAAAGTGTCCTGGAGACTCTCGCACCACAGTTAAAGACGCTCTCGCCCGACAAGGCACTCCAACTGATCGACTACGCCATGGCGCGCATCGAGCGGGCTCTGGAAACCATCGACGACTCCGGCGGCTTTCGGTTTCCTGCGGTGGCATTGCTGACGTCATTGCATCTGGAAACCCTGCAGCGAAGTGACATGTCGCCCGAAAGGCTGGCTGGCTATCTCTATGGGCTTTATACGGAGCCTGTCATCGATCTCTATCCCGCTATTCCGGATGATTACGCGGAAGTGCTGGGCACCGAAGGCCGGAAGCAATTCATCGCCATCATCCGCCGCGAATGGGACAAGCTGCCGCCCCTTGCCAGCGACGACTGGGACCAGAAGTTTGCCTATTGGCGCCTGCAGCAGCCGTTGCTGAAGGAGGCGGAACTAACCGACGACATCGAAGCCCGGATCGCCCTTAAGATAAAAACCGCAACCGGATTCAGAGATTATCTGGAACTTTCAGCGCTGTGCCTGGAAAACGACCAGGCAGACAAGGCGCTGTATTGGCGCCGGAAGGCAGAAAAAGACAGCAACAAACCTTATCACAGCCAGGCGGCGCTGGAGGAAAACCAGATCGCCATCTGGTCCCACGGCGGCGATTACGACGCCGTGCTGAAAACCCGCTGGCGGCAATTCCTCGAAGACCCCAGCCTGCAACGTTACCAGGCCATTGTCAGTGTGCCTGGCGCGGGCAGGGAAAATGCCATCAGAAAAAGTGCGTTAACGAAGCTGCGGGATATTCAATCACAGGCAGCCGATCGTCCGGCAAAGAAACAGGCGGCACTGAATACCGCGGCGGAAATTCATCTATTCTCCGATCAGGCCGAGGAGGCCCTGGCACTTGCCGAGTCGGAGGCGCTTCATCCTGACTTGCTGCTGCACATTGCCCAGGCCAACGACAAATTCCCCGACCGGACACTGCCGCTGTACTTCAGAGTCGCTGCGTTCCATGTCAGGCAGGGCAATAATCAGAGCTATAAAACCGCAATCGACATCCTCAAATCCTGCAGGCAGCATCTGCCGAAAAAATTGTACGGTGCATTCGTTGTCCTGGCCGCGGAAATGCTCGAGAAGTTCAAGCAAAAGCGGAACTTTGCGAAGTGGCTGAGGGAGGCCTTTCCGGATATCAGATGGCCGGAAAAGAAATAATGGGAATGCCCTGATATTTCAGTTTACGATTCCCGGATCAGGAATGTAACGTTTCAACATGCTTGCAAAGGCGGCACGTCCCGCGCCTGACTTAATCAGATCTTCTTTGGCAAACCGGGCTGCTTCTGCGAAGATTGGTTTTGGATTGCGCGCCTTCATGTGAACTTCTGCAACGCGTTCCATATAAACGAAACTCCCTACCGCTTCAGCGACGCTATCACCGCCGGTTAACAAACCGTGATTTCTAAGAATTATCGCGCTGTTCTGACCCAGGGCGGCAGCAATCCGGCGCCCCGCTGCAACACTTTGAACCTGTACTTCTTCGTCTTCCCACAGCGCATGGTCTTCGAAAAAAATACAGGATTCCTGCGAGATCGGCTCTATCCTTCTTGCTTCAGCTGAGAACGGTGTGCCCCAGCCAGTGTGGACGTGAGCTGCGCTGATTAAATCGGGCCGTGCTTCGAGAATAGGATGATGGATAAAGTAGCCAGCAATATTGATAAACCCCTCACCTTCAACAAGCTCACCATTCGGGCCAACTAAAACGAGATCAGATACCATCGCCGCGTGATAAGAAACACCATAGCGTAACATCCAGAAACAATCCGTTCTTTCAGGATCTCGTGCGCTGATGTGACCATCACCCAGGTCGCCCCATCTCTGCGCTGCAAACAATCGATAGCCCAGCGCACAATCACGTTTCCTTCGAGCACGTATTTCTTCGACGGAATATTTGGCTTTACCACTCTGCTGTTGGATTGCTTCTGACATGCTGACTCCTGGATTCAATTCTACGAAATGGGGCAGCCTCACCCATCGCTCAATGAGGCTGAAATGAACTTTACTAAGTTTTCACTGATAGTCAAAACAGGGCGCAGGACAGAAACAGGCTCAATCTGCGCTATACTAATGGGCGACCCCGTCTCCCCTGACAAGACCATGCCTTTGCTTCCCTCCAACAATCATCTGCCGGTTACCGAAGTCCTCGAAGAGTTGAAGTCGACTCTCAACCGCCACCACGAAGCAATTCTGCAGGCGCCGCCCGGCGCCGGAAAAACCACGCTTGTTCCTCTGGCACTGGCAGCTGAACCCTAGCTGGGCAACAGAAAAATCCTGATACTGGAGCCACGCCGCATTGCAACCCGCGCTGCGGCGCACCGGATGGCGGACCTGCTTGGCGAATCGGTGGGCCAGACCGTGGGCTATCGCATGCGCCTTGATACCAGGGTTTCGTCTTCCACAAAAATCGAAGTGATTACAGAAGGCATCCTCACCCGCATGCTTCAGGAGGATCCCTCTCTTGTCGATGTGGGGCTGGTTATTTTCGACGAGTTTCATGAACGTAGCCTGGACGCGGATCTGGCCCTTGCCTTGTGCCTGAAGGGAAGATCGCTGTTCAGAGAGGACGATCCGCTTAAACTGCTTATCATGTCGGCTACGCTGGACAGCCATAAACTGGAAGAACTCACCGGGGCGCCCGTTGTGCGCAGCGAAGGAAAACAATACCCGGTAGACATCGTCTACGGAAAATCCAGCCAGCCGAAAGACTCCATCCAGGACAAGACTGTTACGGCAATATTAGGGGCATTGGCTGACAATCCCGACAGCAGCATTCTGGTATTCCTGCCTGGCCAGGGCGAAATCAGGCGAGTGGAAGACTCGCTTGCCATAGCACTGCAGAGTCGAAGAATCCGCGACGTGCA is part of the Gammaproteobacteria bacterium genome and harbors:
- a CDS encoding Fic family protein, whose amino-acid sequence is MPTPLGYSHLVNRYYLRVLPLAQEASIATDIKGREIRQQGGKHIALFEPKYQPEDSLKGHLQFALRYEGVNLQILAQLFAKTGEQDLTDWISNSPESRYARTACFLYEWLTGKSLQVQDPVPSRASYVKIADPALQLAFPQGEKNSRFRVQNNLPGTRNFCPLVRMTNYLQGMISADLRRTTAMTLERYDQGLLRRAAAYLYLKETQSSFEVEREKPTPQKAQRFADLLRQADTQEPLTMERLVKLQQVVVDPRFHEFTWRTQQNWLGKDLGYRQQVDFVPPRPQDVPGLMAGLLAMATEYQNLGNGRILSSPDPVIMAAAIAFGFIYIHPFMDGNGRIHRYLIHDVLAKAGFTPRGIVLPVSAVILSNLDEYIATLEQFSKPVNQLTDFDPTQPELSASGNDSGFFCYPDLTAQAEFLYKALERTVAEDLQSEIDYLLGFDRAAKALNAFLDWPAHSMELFIRVVRENDGTLSANKRKSHFAWMRDEEIHEAESLVQDAFVK
- a CDS encoding class II aldolase/adducin family protein codes for the protein MSEAIQQQSGKAKYSVEEIRARRKRDCALGYRLFAAQRWGDLGDGHISARDPERTDCFWMLRYGVSYHAAMVSDLVLVGPNGELVEGEGFINIAGYFIHHPILEARPDLISAAHVHTGWGTPFSAEARRIEPISQESCIFFEDHALWEDEEVQVQSVAAGRRIAAALGQNSAIILRNHGLLTGGDSVAEAVGSFVYMERVAEVHMKARNPKPIFAEAARFAKEDLIKSGAGRAAFASMLKRYIPDPGIVN